The Oenanthe melanoleuca isolate GR-GAL-2019-014 chromosome 1A, OMel1.0, whole genome shotgun sequence genome contains a region encoding:
- the LOC130263765 gene encoding uncharacterized protein LOC130263765 isoform X5: MSALGGMRRNVEVKARLRAREEALGAALRLLGQVCPGAGQGPGEGQELPQVCPGAGQVLLQTDTFFRVPRGRLKLRRTQDGRGELIFYERPDSTGPKLSSFSITPTADPEGLQAVLSRSLGVLGTVRKERLLLLLGQTRLHLDRVQGLGDFLELEVVLRPEQSEQDGQRVARRLLRELGIPEGDLICGAYLDLLLARGQRGDSGDSAPDSGDSAPCHP, translated from the exons ATGAGCGCACTCGGCGGGATGCGGCGGAACGTGGAGGTGAAGGCGCGGCTGAGGGCGCGGGAGGAAGCGCTCGGGGCGGCCCTCAGGCTGCTGGGACAG GTGTGCCccggggcggggcagggccccggtgagggacaggagctgccccaggtgtgccccgGGGCGGGCCAGGTGCTGCTCCAGACCGACACGTTCTTCCGGGTGCCGCGGGGGCGGCTCAAGCTGCGCAGGACGCAG GACGGTCGGGGGGAGCTGATTTTCTACGAGCGCCCCGACAGCACCGGCCCCAAACTCTCGAGTTTCAGCATCACCCCCACGGCCGACCCcgaggggctgcag gcgGTGCTGTCCCGGTCCCTCGGTGTCCTGGGCACGGTGCGCAAGGAgcggctcctgctgctgctgggccagaCGCGGCTGCACCTGGACCGGGTGCAGGGCCTTGGGGACttcctggagctggag GTGGTGCTGCGGCCGGAGCAGAGCGAGCAGGACGGGCAGCGCGTGGCGCGGCGGCTGCTGCGGGAACTGGGGATCCCGGAGGGAGATCTGATCTGCGGGGCCTACCTGGATCTGCTGCTggcgcggggacagcgcggggacagcggggacagcgccCC ggacagcggggacagcgccCCGTGCCACCCCTGA
- the LOC130263765 gene encoding uncharacterized protein LOC130263765 isoform X3, protein MSALGGMRRNVEVKARLRAREEALGAALRLLGQVCPGAGQVCPGAGQGPGEGQELPQVCPGAGQVLLQTDTFFRVPRGRLKLRRTQDGRGELIFYERPDSTGPKLSSFSITPTADPEGLQAVLSRSLGVLGTVRKERLLLLLGQTRLHLDRVQGLGDFLELEVVLRPEQSEQDGQRVARRLLRELGIPEGDLICGAYLDLLLARGQRGDSGDSAPDSGDSAPCHP, encoded by the exons ATGAGCGCACTCGGCGGGATGCGGCGGAACGTGGAGGTGAAGGCGCGGCTGAGGGCGCGGGAGGAAGCGCTCGGGGCGGCCCTCAGGCTGCTGGGACAG GTGTGCCCCGGGGCGGGGCAGGTGTGCCccggggcggggcagggccccggtgagggacaggagctgccccaggtgtgccccgGGGCGGGCCAGGTGCTGCTCCAGACCGACACGTTCTTCCGGGTGCCGCGGGGGCGGCTCAAGCTGCGCAGGACGCAG GACGGTCGGGGGGAGCTGATTTTCTACGAGCGCCCCGACAGCACCGGCCCCAAACTCTCGAGTTTCAGCATCACCCCCACGGCCGACCCcgaggggctgcag gcgGTGCTGTCCCGGTCCCTCGGTGTCCTGGGCACGGTGCGCAAGGAgcggctcctgctgctgctgggccagaCGCGGCTGCACCTGGACCGGGTGCAGGGCCTTGGGGACttcctggagctggag GTGGTGCTGCGGCCGGAGCAGAGCGAGCAGGACGGGCAGCGCGTGGCGCGGCGGCTGCTGCGGGAACTGGGGATCCCGGAGGGAGATCTGATCTGCGGGGCCTACCTGGATCTGCTGCTggcgcggggacagcgcggggacagcggggacagcgccCC ggacagcggggacagcgccCCGTGCCACCCCTGA
- the LOC130263765 gene encoding uncharacterized protein LOC130263765 isoform X4 has translation MSALGGMRRNVEVKARLRAREEALGAALRLLGQVCPGEGQVCPGAGQGPGEGQELPQVCPGAGQVLLQTDTFFRVPRGRLKLRRTQDGRGELIFYERPDSTGPKLSSFSITPTADPEGLQAVLSRSLGVLGTVRKERLLLLLGQTRLHLDRVQGLGDFLELEVVLRPEQSEQDGQRVARRLLRELGIPEGDLICGAYLDLLLARGQRGDSGDSAPDSGDSAPCHP, from the exons ATGAGCGCACTCGGCGGGATGCGGCGGAACGTGGAGGTGAAGGCGCGGCTGAGGGCGCGGGAGGAAGCGCTCGGGGCGGCCCTCAGGCTGCTGGGACAGGTGTGCCCCGGTGAGGGACAG GTGTGCCccggggcggggcagggccccggtgagggacaggagctgccccaggtgtgccccgGGGCGGGCCAGGTGCTGCTCCAGACCGACACGTTCTTCCGGGTGCCGCGGGGGCGGCTCAAGCTGCGCAGGACGCAG GACGGTCGGGGGGAGCTGATTTTCTACGAGCGCCCCGACAGCACCGGCCCCAAACTCTCGAGTTTCAGCATCACCCCCACGGCCGACCCcgaggggctgcag gcgGTGCTGTCCCGGTCCCTCGGTGTCCTGGGCACGGTGCGCAAGGAgcggctcctgctgctgctgggccagaCGCGGCTGCACCTGGACCGGGTGCAGGGCCTTGGGGACttcctggagctggag GTGGTGCTGCGGCCGGAGCAGAGCGAGCAGGACGGGCAGCGCGTGGCGCGGCGGCTGCTGCGGGAACTGGGGATCCCGGAGGGAGATCTGATCTGCGGGGCCTACCTGGATCTGCTGCTggcgcggggacagcgcggggacagcggggacagcgccCC ggacagcggggacagcgccCCGTGCCACCCCTGA
- the LOC130263765 gene encoding uncharacterized protein LOC130263765 isoform X1, translating to MSALGGMRRNVEVKARLRAREEALGAALRLLGQVCPGEGQVCPGEGQVCPGAGQVCPGAGQGPGEGQELPQVCPGAGQVLLQTDTFFRVPRGRLKLRRTQDGRGELIFYERPDSTGPKLSSFSITPTADPEGLQAVLSRSLGVLGTVRKERLLLLLGQTRLHLDRVQGLGDFLELEVVLRPEQSEQDGQRVARRLLRELGIPEGDLICGAYLDLLLARGQRGDSGDSAPDSGDSAPCHP from the exons ATGAGCGCACTCGGCGGGATGCGGCGGAACGTGGAGGTGAAGGCGCGGCTGAGGGCGCGGGAGGAAGCGCTCGGGGCGGCCCTCAGGCTGCTGGGACAGGTGTGCCCCGGTGAGGGACAGGTGTGCCCCGGTGAGGGACAGGTGTGCCCCGGGGCGGGGCAGGTGTGCCccggggcggggcagggccccggtgagggacaggagctgccccaggtgtgccccgGGGCGGGCCAGGTGCTGCTCCAGACCGACACGTTCTTCCGGGTGCCGCGGGGGCGGCTCAAGCTGCGCAGGACGCAG GACGGTCGGGGGGAGCTGATTTTCTACGAGCGCCCCGACAGCACCGGCCCCAAACTCTCGAGTTTCAGCATCACCCCCACGGCCGACCCcgaggggctgcag gcgGTGCTGTCCCGGTCCCTCGGTGTCCTGGGCACGGTGCGCAAGGAgcggctcctgctgctgctgggccagaCGCGGCTGCACCTGGACCGGGTGCAGGGCCTTGGGGACttcctggagctggag GTGGTGCTGCGGCCGGAGCAGAGCGAGCAGGACGGGCAGCGCGTGGCGCGGCGGCTGCTGCGGGAACTGGGGATCCCGGAGGGAGATCTGATCTGCGGGGCCTACCTGGATCTGCTGCTggcgcggggacagcgcggggacagcggggacagcgccCC ggacagcggggacagcgccCCGTGCCACCCCTGA
- the LOC130263765 gene encoding uncharacterized protein LOC130263765 isoform X2, which yields MSALGGMRRNVEVKARLRAREEALGAALRLLGQVCPGEGQVCPGEGQVCPGAGQVCPGAGQGPGEGQELPQVCPGAGQVLLQTDTFFRVPRGRLKLRRTQDGRGELIFYERPDSTGPKLSSFSITPTADPEGLQAVLSRSLGVLGTVRKERLLLLLGQTRLHLDRVQGLGDFLELEVVLRPEQSEQDGQRVARRLLRELGIPEGDLICGAYLDLLLARGQRGDSGDSAPCHP from the exons ATGAGCGCACTCGGCGGGATGCGGCGGAACGTGGAGGTGAAGGCGCGGCTGAGGGCGCGGGAGGAAGCGCTCGGGGCGGCCCTCAGGCTGCTGGGACAGGTGTGCCCCGGTGAGGGACAGGTGTGCCCCGGTGAGGGACAGGTGTGCCCCGGGGCGGGGCAGGTGTGCCccggggcggggcagggccccggtgagggacaggagctgccccaggtgtgccccgGGGCGGGCCAGGTGCTGCTCCAGACCGACACGTTCTTCCGGGTGCCGCGGGGGCGGCTCAAGCTGCGCAGGACGCAG GACGGTCGGGGGGAGCTGATTTTCTACGAGCGCCCCGACAGCACCGGCCCCAAACTCTCGAGTTTCAGCATCACCCCCACGGCCGACCCcgaggggctgcag gcgGTGCTGTCCCGGTCCCTCGGTGTCCTGGGCACGGTGCGCAAGGAgcggctcctgctgctgctgggccagaCGCGGCTGCACCTGGACCGGGTGCAGGGCCTTGGGGACttcctggagctggag GTGGTGCTGCGGCCGGAGCAGAGCGAGCAGGACGGGCAGCGCGTGGCGCGGCGGCTGCTGCGGGAACTGGGGATCCCGGAGGGAGATCTGATCTGCGGGGCCTACCTGGATCTGCTGCTggcgcggggacagcgcggggacagcggggacagcgccCCGTGCCACCCCTGA
- the CHKB gene encoding choline/ethanolamine kinase isoform X2, translated as MAAAAGGRGGGGEDGDVPAATRLQAYAWCREFLAGSWKIISPEEFGIWPVSGGLSNLLYKCALPEHIPSEGDEPRQVLLRVYGAILQGVDSLVLESVMFAILAERALGPRLFGVFPQGRLEQYIPSRRLRTEELREPRVSAEIAAKMSRFHGMVMPFNKEPKWLFGTMEGYLQQISELTFPDQAQLEQLEQLRGYNLEQEMRSLRELLEATPSPVVFCHNDVQEGNILLLAGREGCSDQLMLIDFEYSSYNYRGFDLGNHFCEWVYSYSHDSWPFFRARPEHYPSRQQQLCSGLTLFLGSLVHGAGQDLHHPLRLPGLRPEPFPGLLPAQGSLLLRGPPKFPTPPPALWGGCWDGWGG; from the exons atggcggcggcggcggggggccggggcggcggcggtgAGGACGGCGATGTCCCCGCCGCCACCCGCCTGCAGGCCTACGCCTGGTGCCGGGAGTTCCTGGCCGGCTCCTGGAAGATCATCAGCCCGGAGGAGTTCGGCATCTGGCCGGTCAG CGGGGGGCTCAGTAACCTGCTGTACAAGTGCGCGCTGCCCGAGCACATCCCGAGCGAGGGGGACGAGCCCCGGCAGGTTCTGCTGCGCGTCTACGGGGCCATcctgcag GGCGTGGACTCGCTGGTGCTGGAGAGCGTCATGTTCGCCATCCTGGCCGAGCGGGCGCTGGGGCCGCGGCTCTTCGGCGTGTTCCCGCAGGGCCGCCTGGAGCAGTACATCCCG AGCCGGCGGCTGCGCACCGAGGAGCTGCGGGAGCCGCGCGTCTCGGCCGAGATCGCCGCCAAGATGTCGCGGTTCCACGGGATGGTGATGCCCTTCAACAAGGAGCCCAAGTGGCTCTTCGGGACCATGGAGGG gtaCCTGCAGCAGATCTCCGAGCTGACGTTCCCggatcaggcacagctggagcagctggagcagctccgGGGTTACAACCTGGAGCAGGAGATGAGGAGCCTCAG ggagctgctcgAGGCCACCCCATCCCCGGTGGTTTTCTGTCACAACGACGTGCAGGAGG ggAACATCCTGCTGCTGGCGGGGCGCGAGGGCTGCTCGGACCAGCTCATGCTCATCGACTTCGAGTACAGCAGCTACAACTacag AGGTTTTGACCTGGGCAATCACTTCTGCGAGTGGGTTTACAGCTACAGCCACGACTCGTGgccgttcttccgggcgcggCCCGAGCACTACCCGAGCCGCCAGCAGCAG cTTTGCTCTGGCCTCACACtttttttggggtctctggtCCATGGTGCAGGCCAAGATCTCCACCATCCACTTCGGTTACCTG gacTACGCCCAGAGCCGTTTCCAGGCTTACTTCCAGCACAAGGCTCGCTGCTCCTGAGGGGTCCCCCAAAATTCCCGACCCCCCCCCCGGCACTTTGGGGGGGCTGTTGGGACGGTTGGGGGGGTTGA
- the CHKB gene encoding choline/ethanolamine kinase isoform X1 — MAAAAGGRGGGGEDGDVPAATRLQAYAWCREFLAGSWKIISPEEFGIWPVSGGLSNLLYKCALPEHIPSEGDEPRQVLLRVYGAILQGVDSLVLESVMFAILAERALGPRLFGVFPQGRLEQYIPSRRLRTEELREPRVSAEIAAKMSRFHGMVMPFNKEPKWLFGTMEGYLQQISELTFPDQAQLEQLEQLRGYNLEQEMRSLRELLEATPSPVVFCHNDVQEGNILLLAGREGCSDQLMLIDFEYSSYNYRGFDLGNHFCEWVYSYSHDSWPFFRARPEHYPSRQQQLHFIRHYLAQQRGRRREEEEEEEEEEEEEMLREIDRFALASHFFWGLWSMVQAKISTIHFGYLDYAQSRFQAYFQHKARCS, encoded by the exons atggcggcggcggcggggggccggggcggcggcggtgAGGACGGCGATGTCCCCGCCGCCACCCGCCTGCAGGCCTACGCCTGGTGCCGGGAGTTCCTGGCCGGCTCCTGGAAGATCATCAGCCCGGAGGAGTTCGGCATCTGGCCGGTCAG CGGGGGGCTCAGTAACCTGCTGTACAAGTGCGCGCTGCCCGAGCACATCCCGAGCGAGGGGGACGAGCCCCGGCAGGTTCTGCTGCGCGTCTACGGGGCCATcctgcag GGCGTGGACTCGCTGGTGCTGGAGAGCGTCATGTTCGCCATCCTGGCCGAGCGGGCGCTGGGGCCGCGGCTCTTCGGCGTGTTCCCGCAGGGCCGCCTGGAGCAGTACATCCCG AGCCGGCGGCTGCGCACCGAGGAGCTGCGGGAGCCGCGCGTCTCGGCCGAGATCGCCGCCAAGATGTCGCGGTTCCACGGGATGGTGATGCCCTTCAACAAGGAGCCCAAGTGGCTCTTCGGGACCATGGAGGG gtaCCTGCAGCAGATCTCCGAGCTGACGTTCCCggatcaggcacagctggagcagctggagcagctccgGGGTTACAACCTGGAGCAGGAGATGAGGAGCCTCAG ggagctgctcgAGGCCACCCCATCCCCGGTGGTTTTCTGTCACAACGACGTGCAGGAGG ggAACATCCTGCTGCTGGCGGGGCGCGAGGGCTGCTCGGACCAGCTCATGCTCATCGACTTCGAGTACAGCAGCTACAACTacag AGGTTTTGACCTGGGCAATCACTTCTGCGAGTGGGTTTACAGCTACAGCCACGACTCGTGgccgttcttccgggcgcggCCCGAGCACTACCCGAGCCGCCAGCAGCAG CTCCATTTCATCCGGCACTACCTGGCGCAGcagcgcgggcggcggcgggaggaggaggaggaggaggaggaggaggaggaggaggagatgctgcGGGAGATCGACCG cTTTGCTCTGGCCTCACACtttttttggggtctctggtCCATGGTGCAGGCCAAGATCTCCACCATCCACTTCGGTTACCTG gacTACGCCCAGAGCCGTTTCCAGGCTTACTTCCAGCACAAGGCTCGCTGCTCCTGA